In one Perca fluviatilis chromosome 7, GENO_Pfluv_1.0, whole genome shotgun sequence genomic region, the following are encoded:
- the LOC120562245 gene encoding uncharacterized protein LOC120562245 isoform X2: MDWEPATSALVSKWPHGVEQQDSSSGEELPFPQNSRRPRGRGRGRGKWRGVERQDSSSGEEPHLPRTAGDKEVEYEEKGEAAVKPDQPAHLKRGGMMLTFQTSHHHSPPSEPRNVPGPQLIRSATYTAVQLFQLFFTNSVLKTILENTNNCGSTHHSTPSIPWIDLKLQDMFAFMSLVVYMGVVKCFSFTDYWRGGHLYSLLFPRRVITGKKFLRISQSLHLSSSVGDAANDERRGTGAYDHLGKIKPLYEEMRDSCRRNYHPGQEITIDE, translated from the coding sequence ATGGATTGGGAGCCAGCAACATCTGCACTAGTGAGCAAGTGGCCACATGGAGTGGAGCAGCAGGACAGTTCATCAGGTGAGGAGCTTCCTTTTCCACAGAACAGCAGGAGACCAAGAGGTAGAGGACGAGGTAGAGGAAAATGGAGAGGCGTGGAGCGGCAGGACAGTTCATCAGGTGAGGAGCCTCATCTCCCCAGAACAGCAGGAGACAAAGAGGTAGAGTACGAGGAAAAGGGAGAGGCTGCAGTCAAGCCAGATCAACCAGCCCATCTGAAGAGAGGTGGAATGATGTTGACGTTCCAGACATCACACCACCATAGCCCACCTTCAGAACCCAGAAATGTCCCAGGACCCCAGCTCATACGTAGTGCTACGTACACAGCCGTGCAGTTGTTTCAACTCTTTTTTACCAACTCTGTTTTGAAGACAATACTTGAAAACACCAACAACTGTGGCTCAACACATCATTCAACACCCTCTATCCCGTGGATTGATTTGAAATTGCAGGACATGTTTGCATTCATGTCTTTAGTTGTTTACATGGGTGTAGTCAAATGCTTTTCTTTCACTGATTACTGGCGTGGGGGTCATCTTTATAGCTTGCTGTTCCCGAGACGGGTAATAACTGGTAAAAAGTTCCTCAGGATCTCCCAGTCCCTTCACCTCAGCAGCTCCGTGGGGGATGCTGCTAATGATGAAAGGAGAGGCACAGGAGCCTACGACCATCTGGGTAAGATAAAGCCGCTCTACGAGGAGATGAGGGACTCCTGTAGAAGAAACTATCACCCTGGCCAGGAAATCACCATTGATGAGTGA
- the LOC120562245 gene encoding uncharacterized protein LOC120562245 isoform X1 — protein MKCDVDMDWEPATSALVSKWPHGVEQQDSSSGEELPFPQNSRRPRGRGRGRGKWRGVERQDSSSGEEPHLPRTAGDKEVEYEEKGEAAVKPDQPAHLKRGGMMLTFQTSHHHSPPSEPRNVPGPQLIRSATYTAVQLFQLFFTNSVLKTILENTNNCGSTHHSTPSIPWIDLKLQDMFAFMSLVVYMGVVKCFSFTDYWRGGHLYSLLFPRRVITGKKFLRISQSLHLSSSVGDAANDERRGTGAYDHLGKIKPLYEEMRDSCRRNYHPGQEITIDE, from the exons AT GAAATGTGATGTAGATATGGATTGGGAGCCAGCAACATCTGCACTAGTGAGCAAGTGGCCACATGGAGTGGAGCAGCAGGACAGTTCATCAGGTGAGGAGCTTCCTTTTCCACAGAACAGCAGGAGACCAAGAGGTAGAGGACGAGGTAGAGGAAAATGGAGAGGCGTGGAGCGGCAGGACAGTTCATCAGGTGAGGAGCCTCATCTCCCCAGAACAGCAGGAGACAAAGAGGTAGAGTACGAGGAAAAGGGAGAGGCTGCAGTCAAGCCAGATCAACCAGCCCATCTGAAGAGAGGTGGAATGATGTTGACGTTCCAGACATCACACCACCATAGCCCACCTTCAGAACCCAGAAATGTCCCAGGACCCCAGCTCATACGTAGTGCTACGTACACAGCCGTGCAGTTGTTTCAACTCTTTTTTACCAACTCTGTTTTGAAGACAATACTTGAAAACACCAACAACTGTGGCTCAACACATCATTCAACACCCTCTATCCCGTGGATTGATTTGAAATTGCAGGACATGTTTGCATTCATGTCTTTAGTTGTTTACATGGGTGTAGTCAAATGCTTTTCTTTCACTGATTACTGGCGTGGGGGTCATCTTTATAGCTTGCTGTTCCCGAGACGGGTAATAACTGGTAAAAAGTTCCTCAGGATCTCCCAGTCCCTTCACCTCAGCAGCTCCGTGGGGGATGCTGCTAATGATGAAAGGAGAGGCACAGGAGCCTACGACCATCTGGGTAAGATAAAGCCGCTCTACGAGGAGATGAGGGACTCCTGTAGAAGAAACTATCACCCTGGCCAGGAAATCACCATTGATGAGTGA